In the genome of Pseudonocardia cypriaca, the window GCCCGGCCAGCCGTGCGTCATGATCAGCGGACGGGCCTGCTCGTGCGGGGAGCGGACGTGCAGGAAGTGGATGCCCAGGTCGCCGATCGTGGCGTGGAACTGGGGGAACGCGTTCAGCCGTGCGGCCAGCCGCTGCATGTCGTACTCGTTCGCCCAGTACTCGCACAGCTCCTGGGTGTAGCTCAGCGGGATGCCCTGCGACCAGTCGTCCACGGTCTCCGGCTCGGGCCAGCGGGTGCGGGCCAGCCGATCGCGCAGATCGGCGATCTCCGCGTCGGTGATCTCTGTCCGGAAGTCGCGTACCTGGACCGTTGCGGTTCTCATGCGGGGTGGCTGTCCTTCGTGGGGTGGGACGCGATCGCTGACGGCCGGAGCCGAAGATCATCGCTGTCGTGCATCTGCTTGCGTGACGCTAGCCCAGAGGGCTTTTATGATGCAAGCGATGCGAAGGAGGCCGGGCCGATCATCAGAAGTGGCCTGGCAGCAGCAGATCTGTCGCCCGCGCCCCACTTGCGCTGATCATGCTCGTCCGGGAACCGGATTGGACCCACAGCAAGCGCGTGGAATGGACTCTGTGGGAGGACCATTCGGGGCGCAGGCTGTGGCCATGACGATCCGATCCGAGACCCGCGGCGGCGCCATCGCCATGGGCGCCGTGGCCATGGCGAGCGTGGGTGGCAGCGTCGCCGTGTCCGGCGTGCTGGCCGACGCACCCCTGTTCACCGTGCAGGCGATCCGCTACGCCGCGGCCACGCTCCTGCTCCTCGCGCTGGCGCGCGCGGCCCGGGTGCCGCTGCGGCTGCCGCGGGGAACGGAGTGGCTGTGGCTGCTCGGGGTCGCCGCGCTCGGGCTCGTGCTGTTCAACGTCGCGCTGGTGCGCGGGTCCGAGCACGCCGAGCCGGCGGCGCTCGGGGTCGCGGTGGCGTGCGTGCCGGTGGTGCTCGCGCTCGTCGGCCCGCTGCTGGAGGGCGGGCGGCCGGCGCGGGGGGCCGTGCTCGCCGCGGTGGTCGTGACGGCGGGGGCTGCTCTGGTGCAGAGCGGCGGCCGCACCGACCTCGCCGGTCTCGGCTGGGCGGCGACGGTGCTGGCCTGCGAGGTCGGGTTCACCCTGCTCGCGGTGCCGGTGCTGCGCCGGCACGGACCGTGGGGCGTGTCCGTGCACACGTGCTGGATCGCCACCGCCCAGCTCACCGTCCTCGCCGCGGTGACCGAGGGTCCCACAGCGGCGATGACGCTGCGCGCCCCGCACCTCGTCGCGATCGCGTACCTG includes:
- a CDS encoding DMT family transporter encodes the protein MTIRSETRGGAIAMGAVAMASVGGSVAVSGVLADAPLFTVQAIRYAAATLLLLALARAARVPLRLPRGTEWLWLLGVAALGLVLFNVALVRGSEHAEPAALGVAVACVPVVLALVGPLLEGGRPARGAVLAAVVVTAGAALVQSGGRTDLAGLGWAATVLACEVGFTLLAVPVLRRHGPWGVSVHTCWIATAQLTVLAAVTEGPTAAMTLRAPHLVAIAYLAVVLTAIAFVLWYSAVGRLGTALAGLLTGVAPVAAATVGVLLGGPVPGPGVWAGTALVVTGLVVGVRGRPSRTKETAVAGATP